In Archangium violaceum, the following are encoded in one genomic region:
- a CDS encoding tryptophan 7-halogenase has product MAASSPDATSTEPGGVSPFRREVPGALGSNWSDSRTSSSGARPEGAPSFSRKSTPERTDSSWPGPRGHSRPPRVLIAGGGPGGAATAIALATHGIQALVLERTEGHRPKPGECLSPGFKPLLARLGLTDLFASGTHRPFTGMAAAWERAEPTERNLLFEVSGEGWLLDRAAFEARLAEVARTRGALWRQGYRVAGVTRNGHDRWRVSVEGERGRFEVDTDFIVDATGRAAAVARMLGVERQRFDGLVGSWGLLEPIGGAPPPAASPIHIEAMRNGWWYVARLPDGRFSAVLFADRAVLEPEAFLAALRGASHALALLGGRAFRLSGPPTAHPAHSSRLERACGPGWFAVGDAAASFDPLSSYGIGSALGTGFYAAQAIVSAWAGGATSLEAYRYLIDSRYPHYLDTLGERYRAVSRWPDSPFWERRR; this is encoded by the coding sequence ATGGCCGCATCATCGCCAGACGCGACCAGCACTGAGCCAGGTGGGGTCAGTCCTTTCAGGAGGGAGGTCCCGGGCGCGCTCGGGAGCAACTGGTCCGACAGTCGGACCAGTTCGTCCGGAGCGCGCCCGGAAGGTGCCCCGTCCTTTTCCCGCAAGAGCACCCCTGAAAGAACTGACTCCAGCTGGCCTGGTCCGAGGGGGCACTCGCGTCCCCCGAGGGTCCTCATCGCGGGAGGGGGCCCCGGGGGCGCGGCCACGGCCATCGCGCTGGCGACGCATGGCATCCAGGCCCTGGTGCTCGAACGGACCGAGGGCCACCGGCCCAAGCCGGGGGAGTGTCTCTCTCCTGGTTTCAAGCCGCTGCTGGCCCGGCTGGGATTGACGGACCTCTTCGCGTCGGGAACGCACCGGCCCTTCACCGGCATGGCCGCCGCCTGGGAGCGGGCCGAGCCGACGGAGCGCAACCTGCTCTTCGAGGTGAGCGGTGAGGGCTGGCTGCTCGACCGCGCCGCCTTCGAGGCCCGGCTGGCCGAGGTCGCGCGAACCCGGGGCGCGCTGTGGCGTCAGGGCTACCGGGTGGCGGGTGTCACCCGGAACGGGCACGACCGATGGCGGGTCTCGGTGGAGGGCGAGCGGGGAAGGTTCGAGGTCGACACCGACTTCATCGTCGATGCGACGGGGCGTGCCGCGGCGGTCGCGCGGATGCTCGGGGTGGAGCGCCAGCGGTTCGACGGGCTCGTCGGAAGCTGGGGCCTGCTGGAGCCCATCGGCGGTGCTCCTCCGCCCGCCGCGAGCCCCATCCACATCGAGGCGATGCGGAATGGCTGGTGGTATGTCGCCCGGCTTCCGGATGGACGCTTCTCCGCGGTGCTGTTCGCGGATCGGGCCGTGCTCGAGCCAGAGGCGTTCCTGGCGGCCCTGCGCGGGGCCTCGCATGCGCTGGCCCTGCTCGGTGGGCGCGCCTTCCGTCTCTCCGGGCCGCCCACGGCGCACCCGGCGCACAGCTCACGGCTGGAGCGGGCCTGTGGCCCGGGATGGTTCGCCGTCGGCGATGCCGCGGCGTCCTTCGATCCCCTGTCGTCCTATGGCATCGGCTCGGCGCTCGGGACCGGGTTCTATGCCGCCCAGGCCATCGTCTCGGCCTGGGCGGGGGGGGCCACGAGCCTCGAGGCCTACCGCTACCTCATCGACAGCCGCTACCCGCACTACCTCGACACCCTGGGCGAGCGGTACCGGGCGGTCTCCCGGTGGCCGGACTCGCCCTTCTGGGAGAGGCGGCGATGA
- a CDS encoding glycosyl hydrolase encodes MKALSKGMSWWYNWSPTPEAGAASVYTSVGVSFVPMVWGGTPNADQLAAAIPAGAQYLLGFNEPNFIYQSNMTPSQAAARWPVLEEVARRRNLKLVAPAVNYCGDCVSEGGVTYSDPVTYLDAFFAACTNCKVDYIAVHWYACDLSALQWYIGRFKKYNKPIWLTEFACGDMPHDQITLAVQKKYMTDAVTYLENEPAVFRYAWFSGRNNEIPNINLLGASGQLTELGQLYVSLPAAGGTQTGRLTPVLAMSSSAENSGTGPEKAIDGSMSTRWSSAFSDPQYLLLDFGASKKFTSVRIHWEAAYGKDYQLQVSNDASTWTPISTVVGGDGGLDELTGLSATGRFLRIHGTKRNTGYGYSIYEVEVFGN; translated from the coding sequence ATGAAGGCGCTCTCCAAGGGCATGAGCTGGTGGTACAACTGGTCCCCCACTCCGGAAGCGGGAGCCGCCAGCGTCTACACGTCCGTGGGCGTGTCCTTCGTGCCGATGGTCTGGGGAGGCACGCCGAACGCGGACCAACTGGCCGCCGCCATCCCCGCCGGTGCCCAGTACCTGCTGGGCTTCAACGAGCCCAACTTCATCTACCAGTCCAACATGACGCCCAGCCAGGCCGCGGCACGCTGGCCCGTCCTGGAAGAGGTGGCCCGCCGTCGCAACCTGAAGCTGGTGGCCCCCGCGGTCAACTACTGCGGAGACTGCGTGTCGGAAGGAGGCGTGACCTACTCCGATCCGGTGACCTATCTGGATGCGTTCTTCGCCGCCTGCACCAACTGCAAGGTCGATTACATCGCCGTGCACTGGTACGCCTGCGATCTCTCGGCCCTCCAGTGGTACATCGGCCGGTTCAAGAAGTACAACAAGCCCATCTGGCTGACCGAGTTCGCCTGCGGAGACATGCCGCACGATCAGATCACCCTGGCCGTGCAGAAGAAGTACATGACGGACGCGGTCACCTATCTGGAGAACGAGCCCGCCGTGTTCCGCTACGCGTGGTTCTCCGGCCGGAACAACGAGATTCCCAACATCAACCTGCTCGGCGCCTCGGGTCAGCTGACGGAGCTGGGGCAGCTGTACGTCAGCCTGCCCGCCGCTGGCGGCACGCAGACGGGCCGGTTGACGCCCGTGCTGGCCATGTCCTCGTCCGCGGAGAACAGCGGCACGGGTCCGGAGAAGGCCATCGACGGGAGCATGAGCACCCGCTGGAGCAGCGCCTTCTCCGATCCGCAGTACCTCCTGCTCGATTTTGGCGCCTCGAAGAAGTTCACCAGCGTGCGCATCCATTGGGAGGCCGCCTACGGCAAGGACTACCAGCTCCAGGTCTCCAACGATGCCTCCACCTGGACCCCCATCTCCACGGTGGTGGGCGGGGATGGTGGCCTGGATGAGCTCACCGGGCTCTCCGCCACCGGCCGGTTCTTGAGGATCCACGGAACGAAGCGAAACACGGGGTATGGGTATTCCATCTACGAGGTGGAAGTCTTTGGCAATTGA
- the pbpC gene encoding penicillin-binding protein 1C, whose product MPLLRLSGKRLLQGALSLLFLVLAVLCAAWLVPLPERLSESHSVLVEYRDGTPAHVFLAPDERWRVPTVLAEVDPAYVQALLALEDKRFHWHGGVDPLAIVRAAVTNVSRGRRVSGASTLTMQLVRVLEPRPRTLTSKLIESLRAAQLELWLSKEEILSAYLQFVPYGRNVEGVEAAALAYFGHRATHLSPAEMATLLAVPQNPNRRFPSPANAARLKVARDDVAQRLFDARALPLGPEGARVTAEAALAEVRATRVPERLTPFPREAPHAAVWLRAQRPGQARLRTTLDAGAQRLVERVMRDAAPELGARGIHNGTAVVVDRERAEVSALVGNFDFFDTEHGGQLAGFATTRSPGSALKPLIYALAIDQGLAGPEQLVADIPAAYGTYAPRNFDGRFQGLVRLEDALSQSLNMPFVKLLQRLGVERFLGALRQTGATSLQPDPGYYGLSAAVGGIELTPLEVAGVYLAIAEDGHARPLKLLEEGRPEASDQVLFSPGAAWLTRRALSLKDRPDFPARRKLTGLPPRVHWKTGTSFGHRDAWAAGSGPRHTAVVWLGNFDNSPSVHLVGAEASGPLLFDILEALGPRGRLEDSDAVVPSELTQVEVCAYSGHLPTEACTQRRMVFARRSHVPTESCPYHQRVEVDVKTGLAVSPACRAGRSTESRVYLTWPASIRRWLVDQHRLLPQPPSYAPGCEPGGALRAPEIISPGHGQVSLLIPGVAADQQEVPLEAEADGDRQLTWFVDGAFLASAKADERVWWAPSPGTHEILVSDERGLSARRTLVVRERR is encoded by the coding sequence ATGCCGTTACTTCGTCTCTCCGGGAAGAGGCTCCTCCAGGGGGCCCTCTCCCTCCTGTTCCTCGTTCTCGCCGTCCTGTGCGCGGCGTGGCTCGTCCCCCTGCCCGAGCGCCTCTCCGAGTCGCACTCGGTGCTGGTGGAGTACCGGGACGGCACGCCGGCGCACGTCTTCCTGGCGCCGGACGAGCGGTGGCGGGTGCCCACGGTCCTGGCGGAGGTGGACCCGGCGTATGTCCAGGCCCTGCTGGCGTTGGAGGACAAGCGCTTCCACTGGCATGGCGGGGTGGATCCGCTCGCCATCGTCCGCGCGGCGGTGACGAACGTGTCACGGGGCCGGCGGGTGTCCGGGGCCTCCACGCTGACCATGCAGCTCGTGCGGGTGCTGGAGCCTCGGCCCCGCACGCTCACGTCCAAGCTCATCGAGTCCCTTCGCGCGGCGCAGCTGGAGCTGTGGCTGTCCAAGGAGGAGATCCTCTCGGCGTACCTGCAGTTCGTGCCCTACGGGCGGAACGTGGAGGGGGTGGAGGCGGCGGCGCTGGCGTACTTCGGGCACCGGGCGACACACCTGAGCCCGGCGGAGATGGCGACGCTGCTGGCGGTGCCGCAGAACCCCAACCGGCGCTTCCCCTCGCCGGCGAACGCGGCGCGGCTGAAGGTGGCTCGGGACGACGTGGCGCAGCGGCTCTTCGACGCGCGGGCGCTGCCGCTGGGGCCGGAGGGCGCCCGGGTGACGGCGGAGGCCGCGCTGGCCGAGGTCCGTGCCACGCGGGTGCCGGAGCGGCTCACCCCCTTTCCCCGCGAGGCCCCCCACGCGGCGGTGTGGCTGCGGGCTCAGCGGCCGGGACAGGCCCGGTTGCGCACCACGCTGGACGCGGGCGCGCAGCGGCTCGTGGAGCGGGTGATGCGGGACGCCGCGCCGGAGCTGGGCGCCAGGGGCATCCACAACGGGACGGCGGTGGTGGTGGACCGCGAGCGCGCGGAGGTGAGCGCGCTGGTGGGCAACTTCGACTTCTTCGACACGGAGCACGGCGGGCAGCTCGCGGGCTTCGCCACGACGCGCTCGCCGGGCTCGGCGCTCAAGCCGCTCATCTACGCGCTGGCCATCGATCAGGGGCTGGCCGGGCCGGAGCAGCTGGTGGCGGACATCCCCGCCGCGTACGGCACCTATGCGCCGCGCAACTTCGACGGGCGCTTCCAGGGGCTGGTGCGGCTGGAGGACGCGCTCTCGCAGTCGCTCAACATGCCCTTCGTGAAGCTGCTCCAGCGGCTCGGGGTGGAGCGCTTCCTGGGCGCGCTGCGCCAGACGGGGGCGACGAGCCTCCAGCCGGACCCGGGCTACTACGGGCTCTCGGCGGCGGTGGGGGGCATCGAGCTCACGCCGCTGGAGGTCGCGGGCGTCTACCTGGCCATCGCCGAGGACGGTCACGCGCGCCCGCTGAAGTTGCTGGAGGAGGGCCGGCCCGAGGCCAGTGACCAGGTGCTCTTCTCCCCCGGGGCCGCATGGCTCACCCGGCGCGCGCTGTCGCTGAAGGACCGGCCGGACTTCCCGGCGCGCCGCAAGCTGACGGGTCTGCCGCCCCGGGTGCACTGGAAGACGGGAACGAGCTTCGGTCACCGCGACGCGTGGGCGGCGGGCTCGGGGCCCCGGCACACCGCGGTGGTGTGGTTGGGCAACTTCGACAACTCCCCCAGCGTGCACCTGGTGGGGGCCGAGGCGTCGGGGCCGCTCCTCTTCGACATCCTGGAGGCACTGGGGCCCCGGGGTCGGCTCGAGGACTCGGACGCGGTGGTGCCCTCGGAGCTCACCCAGGTGGAGGTGTGCGCCTACTCGGGCCACCTGCCCACGGAGGCGTGCACGCAGCGGCGCATGGTGTTCGCCAGGCGCAGCCACGTCCCCACCGAGTCCTGCCCCTACCACCAGCGGGTGGAGGTGGACGTGAAGACGGGGTTGGCGGTGAGCCCCGCGTGCCGGGCCGGCCGGAGCACGGAGTCGCGCGTGTACCTCACCTGGCCGGCGAGCATCCGGCGCTGGTTGGTGGATCAGCACCGGCTGCTGCCCCAGCCTCCCTCCTACGCACCCGGCTGCGAGCCGGGGGGCGCGCTGCGGGCGCCGGAGATCATCTCCCCCGGACATGGGCAGGTGTCGCTCCTCATTCCGGGAGTGGCGGCGGATCAGCAGGAGGTGCCGCTGGAGGCCGAGGCCGACGGAGACCGGCAGCTGACGTGGTTCGTGGACGGGGCCTTCCTGGCCTCGGCGAAGGCGGACGAGCGGGTGTGGTGGGCGCCCTCGCCGGGCACGCACGAGATTCTCGTCTCGGACGAGCGGGGGCTCAGCGCGCGCCGGACGCTGGTGGTGCGCGAGCGCCGCTGA
- a CDS encoding DUF2243 domain-containing protein, with translation MADNPRHQGAVISAGVLLGTGLGGFVDGILLHQLLQWHNMLSSRLPPTDLVAMKVNMFWDGLFHAFTWLVTAIGIGLLWRAGKRPEVPWSTRTFVGSLSLGWGAFNVVEGLIDHQWLGIHHVHPGANQLAWDVGFLLFGALLVVGGWALIRAGREHSRPRGAPVRRVAGERLAAGRT, from the coding sequence ATGGCGGACAATCCTCGGCATCAGGGGGCGGTCATCTCGGCGGGCGTGCTGCTCGGCACCGGCCTGGGAGGCTTCGTCGACGGCATCCTGCTGCACCAGTTGCTCCAGTGGCACAACATGCTCTCGTCCCGCCTGCCTCCCACGGACCTCGTGGCGATGAAGGTCAACATGTTCTGGGACGGCCTCTTCCATGCCTTCACGTGGCTCGTCACGGCCATCGGCATCGGCCTGCTGTGGCGCGCGGGCAAGCGCCCCGAGGTGCCCTGGTCCACCCGCACCTTCGTGGGCTCGCTCTCGCTGGGGTGGGGCGCGTTCAACGTGGTGGAGGGGCTCATCGATCATCAGTGGCTCGGCATCCACCATGTCCACCCTGGCGCGAACCAGCTCGCGTGGGACGTGGGCTTTCTCCTCTTCGGCGCTCTGCTGGTGGTCGGGGGTTGGGCGTTGATCCGGGCGGGCCGTGAGCACTCCCGCCCTCGAGGCGCTCCCGTGCGTCGCGTGGCCGGGGAGCGGTTGGCGGCGGGGCGGACCTAG
- a CDS encoding hydroxysqualene dehydroxylase: MAKRVVIAGGGLAGLTCAKYLVDQGFSVTLVEGLPYLGGRASTFRDKDGDWVEQGLHLFLGVYSELKTLLREVGSDPDAALFWMQEVRLQDPDGAQATFFINPLRSPVKTVVSIAGQNDYLGPLDKLSLLPLAAPGVLSLEHLRAQHDGETIVDWWERVSGDVTVLERFIRPFCRGIQFSEPEQFSAYNFLGWIHHIAHDLPHALLGGYRGAREELFFQPLANYLRDRGAAIRTGVKLREILYIPGRGGGAVDGFVLEDGERLQADVYVAAIPVWALVPLIPAPLRREPFFERLAALPVAPAISVQLWFDRDVVGGTQAFTLVAHSHACVYQDQSRNAYPYGEGSRLSVIVSPADDLLGDPDEVLVRRVCDSLGKVQPAIREAKVVKSVVLKHHKHLVRPLPGAMSQRPAQATPVPNLFLAGDWTQQPFFGSQEGAVRGGKACAQEVLRSLSERKD; encoded by the coding sequence ATGGCGAAGCGGGTCGTCATCGCGGGTGGAGGGCTGGCGGGGCTCACGTGCGCCAAGTACCTCGTGGACCAGGGCTTCTCGGTGACGCTCGTCGAGGGCCTGCCGTACCTCGGGGGGCGAGCCTCCACCTTCCGCGACAAGGACGGGGACTGGGTGGAGCAGGGGCTGCACCTCTTCCTCGGGGTGTACTCCGAGCTCAAGACGCTCCTGCGGGAGGTCGGGAGCGATCCGGACGCCGCGCTCTTCTGGATGCAGGAGGTGCGGCTGCAGGACCCCGACGGAGCGCAGGCGACGTTCTTCATCAACCCGCTGCGCTCGCCCGTGAAGACGGTGGTGAGCATCGCGGGGCAGAACGATTACCTCGGGCCCCTGGACAAGCTGTCGCTGTTGCCCCTCGCCGCGCCGGGGGTGCTCTCCCTGGAGCACCTGCGCGCCCAGCACGATGGCGAGACCATCGTCGACTGGTGGGAGCGCGTGAGCGGAGACGTCACCGTGCTGGAGCGCTTCATCCGCCCCTTCTGCCGCGGCATCCAGTTCAGCGAGCCCGAGCAGTTCTCCGCCTACAACTTCCTCGGGTGGATCCACCACATCGCCCATGACCTGCCGCATGCGCTGCTGGGGGGCTATCGCGGCGCGCGCGAGGAGCTCTTCTTCCAACCGCTCGCGAACTACCTGCGGGACCGGGGCGCGGCGATCCGCACCGGCGTGAAGCTGCGGGAGATCCTCTACATCCCCGGAAGGGGGGGCGGGGCGGTGGACGGTTTCGTCCTCGAGGACGGAGAGCGGCTCCAGGCAGATGTGTACGTCGCGGCCATTCCCGTCTGGGCGCTGGTGCCGCTGATCCCCGCGCCCCTGCGGCGGGAGCCCTTCTTCGAGCGGCTCGCCGCGCTGCCGGTGGCCCCCGCCATCTCCGTGCAGCTCTGGTTCGACCGTGACGTCGTGGGCGGCACCCAGGCCTTCACCCTCGTGGCCCACAGCCATGCGTGCGTCTACCAGGACCAGTCGCGCAACGCCTACCCCTATGGCGAGGGCAGCCGCCTGTCGGTCATCGTCTCGCCCGCGGATGATCTGCTCGGGGATCCGGACGAGGTCCTGGTGCGGCGTGTGTGTGATTCGCTCGGGAAGGTGCAGCCCGCCATTCGCGAGGCGAAGGTGGTGAAGTCCGTGGTGCTCAAGCACCACAAGCACCTGGTGCGCCCGCTACCGGGGGCCATGTCCCAGCGTCCGGCCCAGGCCACGCCCGTGCCCAACCTCTTCCTCGCGGGAGACTGGACGCAGCAACCCTTCTTCGGCAGCCAGGAGGGGGCCGTCCGGGGCGGCAAGGCCTGTGCGCAGGAGGTCCTCCGCTCGCTCTCCGAGCGGAAGGACTGA